The Calypte anna isolate BGI_N300 chromosome 2, bCalAnn1_v1.p, whole genome shotgun sequence genome includes a window with the following:
- the RPP40 gene encoding ribonuclease P protein subunit p40 isoform X1 produces MSVPVLLRRLCQAPRHLLVSEKGHARHPRSRHAAHVRDHAYNCRVSFLIPECGILPEVLKSTIADVGEYYLVRNLSIHELVSHEFIDAFVKKGSCYALTYNTKIDQDNTAALLPNGKLILSVDKDTYEELGLQGRPSQYSGKKVMRYIITIDLTDSGFHPDSKKHNRVLWALKEKKPLEFDFLLAWYNTGAEGSTLKSYFSKNQIRALKPKITFSTLRDLQCPVLQSNELQGKPEESCSTEELFEWLGAVLNQVSLDNKSSSFLSTYCCPQPSTIVEKAFLCTITGFIIPEKIIQLLEQLCCYFGDPKLASWLTLTVHGFADSPVSWRESEHGFHKGGENLYNFVIFRNLDYWLQMAVGTNDDCPP; encoded by the exons ATGTCGGTGCCGGTGCTGCTGCGCCGCCTCTGCCAGGCCCCGCGGCACCTGCTGGTCAGCGAGAAGGGACACGCGCGGCACCCGCGCTCCCGGCACGCGGCCCACGTGCGGGACCACGCCTACAACTGCCGC GTGTCTTTTTTGATCCCTGAATGTGGCATCCTACCTGAAGTGCTGAAGAgtacaattgcagatgttggAGAGTACTACCTGGTGAGGAATTTATCGATCCATGAATTGGTCTCGCACGAATTCATTGATGCATTTGTCAAGAAAG GATCATGCTATGCACTTACCTATAACACAAAAATTGATCAAGATAATACTGCAGCTCTGCTACCAAAtg gAAAACTTATTCTATCAGTGGACAAGGATACTTATGAAGAACTTGGACTGCAGGGTCGCCCTTCTCAGTATTCTGGCAAAAAAGTTATGAGATATA TTATAACTATTGACTTGACTGATTCTGGCTTTCACCCTGATAGCAAGAAACACAACAGAGTGCTTTGGGCCTTGAAAGAGAAGAAACCTTTAGAATTTGACTTCCTACTGGCGTGGTATAATACAG GTGCAGAGGGATCAACATTGAAGTCATACTTTTCAAAAAACCAAATACGGGCCCTGAAGCCAAAAATAACATTTAGCACCTTAAGGGACTTGCAGTGTCCAGTGTTACAAAGCAATGAACTACAAGGAAAGCCAGAGGAATCCTGCAGTACAGAGGAGCTGTTTGAATGGCTAGGTGCTGTCTTGAATCAAGTTAGCTT agacaACAAATCATCTAGCTTCTTATCAACCTATTGCTGTCCTCAGCCCAGCACAATAgtggaaaaagcttttttgtgCACAATCACAGGCTTTATAATTCCTGAGAAGATAATTCAGTTGTTGGAGCAGCTGTG CTGCTATTTTGGTGACCCAAAACTGGCAAGTTGGCTGACATTAACTGTGCATGGCTTCGCAGACAGTCCTGTTTCCTGGAGGGAAAGTGAACATGGTTTCCACAAGGGAGGAGAGAACTTGTACAACTTTGTAATTTTTAGAAATCTGGACTACTGGCTTCAGATGGCTGTAGGAACTAATGATGATTGTCCTCCATAA
- the RPP40 gene encoding ribonuclease P protein subunit p40 isoform X2, whose translation MNWSRTNSLMHLSRKDHAMHLPITQKLIKIILQLCYQMFHHNFMAKWSILGGILHAEKIMKLFFASRKLILSVDKDTYEELGLQGRPSQYSGKKVMRYIITIDLTDSGFHPDSKKHNRVLWALKEKKPLEFDFLLAWYNTGAEGSTLKSYFSKNQIRALKPKITFSTLRDLQCPVLQSNELQGKPEESCSTEELFEWLGAVLNQVSLDNKSSSFLSTYCCPQPSTIVEKAFLCTITGFIIPEKIIQLLEQLCCYFGDPKLASWLTLTVHGFADSPVSWRESEHGFHKGGENLYNFVIFRNLDYWLQMAVGTNDDCPP comes from the exons ATGAATTGGTCTCGCACGAATTCATTGATGCATTTGTCAAGAAAG GATCATGCTATGCACTTACCTATAACACAAAAATTGATCAAGATAATACTGCAGCTCTGCTACCAAAtg TTCCATCACAATTTTATGGCAAAATGGTCCATCCTGGGTGGGATTTTACATGCAGAGAAAATTATGAAGCTATTTTTTGCTTCAA gAAAACTTATTCTATCAGTGGACAAGGATACTTATGAAGAACTTGGACTGCAGGGTCGCCCTTCTCAGTATTCTGGCAAAAAAGTTATGAGATATA TTATAACTATTGACTTGACTGATTCTGGCTTTCACCCTGATAGCAAGAAACACAACAGAGTGCTTTGGGCCTTGAAAGAGAAGAAACCTTTAGAATTTGACTTCCTACTGGCGTGGTATAATACAG GTGCAGAGGGATCAACATTGAAGTCATACTTTTCAAAAAACCAAATACGGGCCCTGAAGCCAAAAATAACATTTAGCACCTTAAGGGACTTGCAGTGTCCAGTGTTACAAAGCAATGAACTACAAGGAAAGCCAGAGGAATCCTGCAGTACAGAGGAGCTGTTTGAATGGCTAGGTGCTGTCTTGAATCAAGTTAGCTT agacaACAAATCATCTAGCTTCTTATCAACCTATTGCTGTCCTCAGCCCAGCACAATAgtggaaaaagcttttttgtgCACAATCACAGGCTTTATAATTCCTGAGAAGATAATTCAGTTGTTGGAGCAGCTGTG CTGCTATTTTGGTGACCCAAAACTGGCAAGTTGGCTGACATTAACTGTGCATGGCTTCGCAGACAGTCCTGTTTCCTGGAGGGAAAGTGAACATGGTTTCCACAAGGGAGGAGAGAACTTGTACAACTTTGTAATTTTTAGAAATCTGGACTACTGGCTTCAGATGGCTGTAGGAACTAATGATGATTGTCCTCCATAA